In the genome of Olsenella profusa DSM 13989, one region contains:
- a CDS encoding serine/threonine-protein kinase, whose translation MDEQPIPPRQEEATGGAPRTVGSRYQLQREIGRGGMSVVWLALDTTLGKQWAVKEIRLSSDPAERRVVEASLVAEANLIKRLDHAAIPRIVDLVDEGGELYVVMDYVDGRTLESVMGMGPQDEDDVVAWAVQLCDVLDYLHQQSPPVIYCDMKPSNVMLRPDGTVRLIDFGIAREQGTVHGGEEDGHRHLGTHGYAAPEQRAGAPLDGRADVYGLGATMYALLTGRRPPDDPADAAPLRQVVPELSHGIESIVARAMAANPNDRYSGAAEFAYVLENYTTHDEAQQRGLRRKWRAFTGALIGAAACLVVGLVLIAVRWNLLNSDFDYWMGLGDQSVDQETASAAYVHAAGILPADLRPYRGLFRLYRSDGVFSTTEEQQFEQTIAPNMDALRSDGQAWAELSFETGKLYWYYYGDAGYGTSAGSSYPRMRAASRWMHSAAEVEGFYGAPMAEAYADMADFACDVVPRMGEGDDAGAYAPYFARLQTLLDEMADSDNNVMRLDAAALAQDALRTYARKFRADGISQEDMLALEASAQGIADGVSTTTDQQDEELRRLRANADATRQAIEDAFVDVGEEDSQ comes from the coding sequence ATGGACGAACAGCCCATACCCCCGCGCCAGGAGGAGGCCACAGGCGGTGCCCCCAGGACGGTCGGGTCGCGCTACCAGCTGCAGCGCGAGATTGGCCGGGGTGGCATGTCGGTCGTGTGGCTGGCGCTGGACACCACCCTGGGCAAGCAGTGGGCGGTCAAGGAGATCCGGCTCTCCTCGGATCCGGCCGAGCGTAGGGTCGTGGAGGCGAGCCTGGTCGCAGAGGCCAACCTCATCAAGCGCCTGGACCACGCGGCCATCCCGCGCATCGTCGACCTGGTGGACGAGGGCGGCGAGCTCTACGTGGTCATGGACTACGTGGACGGCCGCACGCTCGAGTCCGTGATGGGCATGGGCCCGCAGGACGAGGACGACGTGGTCGCGTGGGCCGTGCAGCTATGCGACGTCCTGGACTACCTGCACCAGCAGAGCCCGCCCGTCATCTACTGCGACATGAAGCCCTCCAACGTCATGCTGCGCCCGGACGGCACCGTGCGCCTCATCGACTTTGGCATCGCGCGCGAGCAGGGCACCGTGCACGGCGGCGAGGAGGACGGCCATCGCCACCTGGGCACCCACGGCTATGCCGCCCCGGAGCAGCGCGCGGGCGCGCCGCTCGACGGCCGTGCGGACGTCTATGGGTTGGGGGCCACCATGTACGCCCTGCTCACGGGCAGACGACCGCCCGACGACCCCGCCGACGCGGCACCCCTCAGACAGGTCGTGCCCGAGCTCTCGCACGGCATCGAGTCCATCGTGGCACGTGCGATGGCGGCCAACCCAAACGACCGCTACTCCGGCGCCGCGGAGTTCGCCTATGTGCTGGAGAACTACACGACGCACGACGAGGCACAGCAGCGGGGGCTGCGTCGCAAGTGGCGCGCGTTCACCGGTGCCCTCATAGGGGCGGCCGCGTGCCTGGTCGTGGGCCTCGTGCTCATCGCCGTGCGCTGGAACCTGCTCAACTCCGACTTCGACTATTGGATGGGGCTGGGAGACCAGTCGGTCGACCAGGAGACGGCGTCGGCGGCCTACGTGCACGCGGCGGGCATCCTGCCCGCGGACCTCCGTCCCTATAGGGGGCTCTTCAGGCTCTATCGCTCCGACGGCGTGTTCTCCACGACCGAGGAGCAGCAGTTCGAGCAGACGATAGCCCCCAACATGGACGCGCTGAGGTCGGATGGCCAGGCCTGGGCGGAGCTCTCGTTCGAGACGGGCAAGCTCTACTGGTACTACTACGGGGACGCGGGCTACGGCACCTCCGCCGGCTCGAGCTATCCGCGCATGCGCGCCGCCTCCCGGTGGATGCACAGCGCCGCGGAGGTGGAGGGCTTCTATGGCGCCCCGATGGCCGAGGCCTATGCCGACATGGCCGACTTCGCCTGCGACGTGGTGCCGCGTATGGGCGAGGGGGATGACGCCGGCGCCTACGCGCCGTACTTCGCGCGCCTGCAGACCCTGCTGGACGAGATGGCGGACAGCGACAACAACGTGATGCGCCTGGATGCCGCCGCGCTCGCCCAGGACGCGCTCAGGACGTACGCGCGCAAGTTCCGTGCGGACGGCATCTCGCAGGAGGACATGCTGGCGCTCGAGGCGTCGGCGCAGGGCATCGCGGACGGCGTCTCCACCACCACGGACCAGCAGGACGAGGAGCTGCGGCGGCTGAGGGCCAACGCCGACGCGACGAGGCAGGCGATCGAGGACGCCTTCGTGGACGTGGGGGAGGAGGACAGCCAGTGA